From the genome of Streptomyces spinoverrucosus:
GTCCGGGTTGCCCTGGCCGGGCTGGGGCCAGGTCGAGCAGTCCGACCAGGTGCTGCTCCAGCCCGAGTTGCCGCCGCCGTCGGTGAGGGTGAAGGTGCCGGAACCGGTCGGGTAGGGGCAGTTGTAGATGCCCGCGGCGCCGACGCCGGTGGCGGTGACGTTGCGGAAGGTGGCGGCGCCCTGGGTCTCGGCCTGGACGACGACCGTGCCGGTGTTGCGGACGGTGGCGCCGTCCACGGTGACGTTCTTCGCGGCGAAGCCGCGCCCACTGCCCGAGACGAACTCGAAGGCGCTGTAGGGGCTGTCGGTGATCGTCGTGTTGGTGATCCGGACGTTCGCCTCGATGGCGCTGTCGTACGAGTCGACGCGCAGCGCGCTCATCGGGTGGTTCCAGTTGGGGTTCATCGCGCCCGTGCGCACGAGCGTGTTGCCGTCGACCGTGATCGTGCCGGCCAGCGGGTGGAAGGGGTCGAGGAACTTCTGGTTGGAGATCGCGATGCCGCTGCCGAGGGCGTTGGTGTCGGAGATCAGGTTGTTGCTGACGGTGATGTCGGTGCCGCCGTAGATCGCGATGCCGTTGGCGAGGTTCGGCTGGGTGATCGTGTTGTTCTCGAAGCTGCTGTTGGTGTCGGGCGAGTGCAGCGACCACATGGCGAGGGCGTCGTCGCCCTGGTTGCGCAGGAAGTTGTTGCGGACCTTGACCCCGCGCGCGTTGCCGTTGAGGTTGAGGCCGTCGGCGGTCATGTCGAGGAAGCGGCTGTTCTCGACGACCAGGTTGTCGTTGTTGCCCATCAGCCACAGGCCGACCTTGAGGTGCTGCAGCCACATGCCGGAGACCGAACTGTTCGGGCCCAGCGACCCGTTGACGAAGTTGTCCGGGTTGGAGTCGACGCGCTCGGTCACCTCGCCGATGACGGCGAAGTTCTTGATGTGCACGTTGCCGGAGCTGCTGGACTGGTCGATGAAGCGGGAGGTGCGCACGACCGAGTGCCAGTGACCGGCGCCCTGGAGGGTGACGTTCTGTACGCCGTTCAGGGACGAGGTCAGCCGGTACTCACCCGGCGGGATCCACACCACCCCGCCCTGTGCGGCGGCGATGGCGTTGCGGAAGGCCTGGGTGGAGTCGCCCTGACCGGTCGGGTCGGCGCCGTGCGAGACGACGGAGACCGACCCGGCGGGCTGGCCGACGGGCCCGGCGGCCTGCTCGAAGTCGGCGACGTCGACGGTGACCTGCGTGCCGGTCGCCTCGAACGCCACCTTGTCGCCGGCCTGCACGTTCTGGCCGAGCAGCAGCCGGGCGTTGTCGTAGAAGTGGTGGGTCCTCGCGCCCGGGATCCAGGGGGTGTCGACGTACGAGTACTTGGACGTGACGGCGATGGTCTTCGCCAGCCTGGTGCCGTTGACGTAGACGTTCAGCGTGCCGGACTGGCCGTCGGGGACGCTGTAGGCGACGTTCACGGCGTTGGCCGCGCGGGGCACGGTGAACTCGACGCGCTGGCCGGCGGTGAGGCGTACCGCCTGGCGGCCGGAGGCCTCCGAGGCGAGGGTGCCCTGGGTGTAGTCGGGGCCGATCTTCGCGCCGGTGGTGGTGGCGGACTCGGCCTCGACGGACGTGAAGGGCAGGGTGGCGCCCGCGGCGGCGTGGGCGGTGGGTGCGCCGAGGGCGACGAGCATGCCGGCGGCCAGGGCGACGGTCGTCGCGACGGCCGATGATCTGAGCGTGTGCCTGTGCATGTGCTGATCCCTTCGTGTTGGGGGTGACGGGGATAGCGCCTCGCGGTGTCAGGTACGCAGCCACACCGCGGTGTCCTTCGGCAGTCGGCCCTGGTCGTCCAACGGGCCGCTGCCGAGCAGAAGTTCTGTGTGCGCGGGCAGGTCGGCGGGGGTGTCGGCGAGGTTCACCAGGCACGTCACGCCGTCCGCGCGGGTGAAGGCGAGGACGCCGTCCGGGGCGGGCAGCCAGGTCAGGGGGCCGTCGCCGAAGACGGGGCGGAGACGGATCGCGTGGCGGTAGAGGCCGAGCATCGAGGCCGGGTCCTGGGCCTGACGGTCGGCGGCGTACGACGCCCAGTCAGCGGGCTGGGGCAGCCACGGCTCTCCGCCGAACCCCGCGTGCGGCGCGTCGGCGACCCACGGCAGCGGCACCCGGCAGCCGTCCCGGCCCGGGTCGGTGCCGCCGGAGCGGAAGTGCATCGGGTCCTCGATGCGGTCGCGCGGGATGTCGGCCTCGGGCAGGCCCAGTTCCTCGCCCTGGTAGACGTAGACCGCGCCGGGCAGCGCCAGCGAGAGCAGGGCGGCGGCGCGGGCGCGGCGGGTGCCGAGGGCGAGGTCGGTGGGGGTGCCGAAGGCCTTGGTGGCGAAGTCGAAGGCGGTGTCCTCGCGGCCGTAGCGGGTGACCGTGCGGGTCACGTCGTGGTTGCACAGCACCCAGGTGGCGGGCGCGCCGACCGGTGCGTGCTCGGCGAGCGTCTCGTCGATCGAGGTGCGCAGGCGGTCGGCGTCCCAGGGGCAGGAGAGGAAGGAGAAGTTGAAGGCGGTGTGGAGTTCGTCGGGGCGCAGATAGCGGGCGAAGCGTTCGGTGTCGGGGAGCCAGACCTCGCCGACGAAGATGCCGCCGTGCTCGTCGGCGATCCGCCGCCAGGAGCGGTAGACGTCGTGGAGTTCGTCGCGGTCGACGTACGGGTGCGGGTCGCGGCCCTCAACGAAGTCCGGCAGCCGGGGGTCCTTGACGAGGAGGGCCGCGGAGTCGATACGAACGCCGGCGACTCCGCGCTCGAACCAGAACCGCAGGATGTCCTCGTGTTCCTGGCGGACGGCCGGGTGGGACCAGTTGAGGTCGGGCTGCTCGGGGGCGAAGAGGTGGAGGTACCAGTCGCCGTCGGGCAGCCGGGTCCAGGCGGGTCCGCCGAACTCGGACCGCCAGTCGTTCGGCGGCAGCTCACCCCGGCCTTCGCGGAAGTGGAACAGTTCCCGCTCCGGGCCGCCCCGCAGCGCCGCCCGGAACCAGACGTGCTGGTCGGACACATGGTTCGGCACGATGTCGACGATCGTGCGGATGCCCAGTTCGCGGGCCTCGGCGATCAGCTTCTCCGCCTCGGCGAGGGTGCCGAAGGCCGGGTCGATGGCTCGGTAGTCGGCGACGTCGTAGCCGCCGTCCTTCAGCGGTGACAGGTACCAGGGCGTGAACCACAGCGCGTCCACGCCGAGGTCGGCGAGGTACGGCAGGCGGGCGCGGACGCCCGCGAGGTCGCCGGTGCCGTCGCCGTCGCCGTCCGCGAAGCTGCGGACGTACACCTGGTAGATGACGGCCGTCCGCCACCAGTCGGTCTGCGTGAGGGCATGGGTGGGCTGTCCCACTGTGCCTGCCTTTCTGTGTCGGTGAGGGGCGGTGTCAGCCCTTCGTGCTGCCCGCGCTGATTCCGGCGATGATGTGGCGCTGGAAGATCAGGAACATCGCGACCATCGGGATGCTGGCGATCACCATCGCGGCGATGAGCACGGTCAGCTGGATGTTCTGCGACAACTGCACGAGTGCCACGCTGATCGGCTGCTTGTCGGTGTCCGAGAAGACCATCAACGGCCACAGGAAGTCCTGCCAGACCGCGACCAGCGCGAAGATCGACACGACGCCGAGCACCGGCCGCGACATGGGCAGCACGATCGACCACAGGGTGCGCAGCTTCCCGGCGCCGTCGATCTCGGCGGCCTCCAGCACATCACGCGGGATCTGGTCGAAGAACCGCTTCAGGAGGTAGAGGTTGAAGGCGTTGGCGACCGCCGGCAGCCAGATGGCGAGGGGGTCGTTGAGCAGGCCCAGATCGGCGACCGTCAGGTACTTCGGTACGACGAGGGCCTGGGCCGGGACCATGAGCGTGGCGAGGATGCCGCCGAGGATCACCTTTCCGAACACCGGCCTCAGCTTGGACAGGGCGTAGGCGGCGGCCGTGCACAGCACCAGCTGGAACAGCCAGGCGCCGGCCGCCTGGACCACCGTGTTCCACAGGTGGGTCGGCAGCTGCATCAGGTCCCAGGCGTCGGTGTAGCCGCGGAGGTGCCACTCCTTCGGGACGAGGGTGGGCGGGGTCTGCGCCACCTCGTCGGGCGACTTCATCGCGCCGGTCGCCATCCAGTACACGGGGAACAGGAAGGCGAGCGCGAAGAGCAGCACAACGGAGGTGAAGACCGTCCAGTAGACGGCACGGCCGCGCGGGCGGGCCAGGGCGGCCGGGGAGACAAGGGTGCGGGTGCTGCTCATGCGTCCTCCCCTTCGGAGCGGGTGAGCCGCAGATAGATCGCGGAGAAGATGCCGAGGAAGACGAGCAGCATCACGCTGAGGGCGCAGGCGCCGCCGAAGTCGTTGTAGAGGAAGGCGTACTTGTAGATGAGGTACAGGACGGTGACCGTGGCGTTCTCCGGGCCGCCGCCGGTGATGACGAACGGCTCGGTGAAGACCTGCATGGTGGCGATGATCTGCAGGAGCATCAGCATCAGGATCACGAACCGGGTCTGCGGGATCGTGACGTGCCGTACGCGTTGCAGCAGGTTCGCGCCGTCCAGCTCGGCCGCCTCGTACAGCTCGCCGGGGATGGACTGCAGGGCGGCCAGGTAGATCAGGACCGTGCCGCCCATGTTGGCCCAGGTGGCGACGATGACGAGGGAGACCAGGGCGGTGTCGGCGCCGTTGGACCAGTTCGACGTGGGCAGGTGCAGAAAGCGCAGCACCTCGTTGGCGAGGCCGGTGCCGGGGTCGTAGAACCACTTCCACAGCAGGGCGCTGACCACCGGCGGGATCATCACCGGGAGGTAGACGACCACCCGGAAGAAGGCCTTGGCGTGCCGGAGTTCGTTGAGGACCAGCGCCAGCACGAAGGGGATCGCGAAGCCGATCAGCAGGGCGAGCAGGGTGAAGGTGAGGGTGTTGCGCCAGGCGGCGGCGAACTCCGGGTCGTCGAGGACGCGGGTGAAGTTGGCGGTGCCGACCCACTCGGGCGGGGCGCCCGGCGTGTACTTCTGGAAGGCGATCACGATGGCGCGGAGCGCCGGGTACCAGGAGAACAGGCCGAAGCAGACGAGGCCGCCGAGCAGGAAGGCGTAGGCGCGCAGCTGGTCCGGTAGGCGACGCCCGGCACCTCGTTCGGGAGGCTTCGCCCGCACCGGGCGGACCGTGACCTTCTCCACGGTCCGCCGCTGAGCCGTCTTGGTCATCGCGGGTCAGCCCCGGGCCAGGATGCCGTCGATCTTGCCGGAGGCGTCCTTGAGGAGCTGGTCGATGTCGGCGTCCTCCTTGGTGAGGACGGCCGAGACCACACCGTCGAGGACGGAGTAGATCTGCTGGGCGTTCGGCGGCTCGATCTTCATCTCCAGGCTCTGGTTGCCGTCGAGGAACGCCTGGTAGTTCTCCACCGGCACGTTGGCGTTGGCCTCCTTGACCTGCTGGTCCTTGTCGTCGGCTGCGCCGCTGAACAGGCGCGGTTCGGGCAGGCCGACCGGCGCGTCGTTCTTCTTGGCGCGGACGTAGTCGCCGAGGAAGCCGTCGCCGGGGGTGAGGAACATGTGGTCGAGCCACTTCAGGCCGGCCCGGATCTGCTCGGGGCTCGCCTTCTTGTTGAACATGTAGCCGTCGCCGCCGATGAGGGTGGCCTTGCCGCCGGGCATGGGCGCGATGGCGATGTCCGCGTACTCGGCGCCCTTCTCCTTGACCAGGATGGGGATGTTGTCGGGGGCGGCGAGGTACATGCCGAGCTTGCCGGAGCCCATCATCTGCTGGGCGTCGTTGATGACGAGCAGTTGCTTGCTGCCCATCGAGTCGTCCGTCCACCGCATGTCGTGCAGGGTCTGCAGGACGGCCCGCCCCTCGGGGGTGTCGACGGTGGCCTTCTTGCCGTCGGCGCTGACGACGTCTCCGCCCTGGGAGTACAGCTCGGCGGTGAAGTGCCAGCCGCCCTGGTTCTGGGCGCTGTAGTCGGCGTAGCCGACGGTGCCGTTGCCGAGAGCGGCGATCTTCTTGGCGGCTTCCCGCACCTCGTCCCAGGTCGTCGGCGGCTGGTCGGGGTCGAGGCCGGCCTTCTCGAAGAGTTCGCGGTTGTAGATCAGGCCCATCGAGTAGCCGGTGCGCGGGATGCCGTAGACCTTGCCGTCGACGGTGTAGATGTCGCGCAGCTGCTGCTGGATGGTCTCGTAGCTCTTCAACTCCTTGACGTACGACGTGAGATCGGCCGCCTGGTTGATGTCCACGACGTGCTTGGCGTCGGTGAAGTACGTGTAGAACACGTCCTCCATCTGCCCGCCGGCGAGCTTGGCGTCGAACGTCTTGGGGTCCTGGCAGGGGAACGCGTCGTGCGGGACGACGTCGATGTCCGGGTTGGCCTTCTCGAAGGAGGCGATGTCCTCCTCGAAGAACTGCCGGTCGACCTTGGCGCTCTTGGGCGGCATGCAGTTGACGGTGATGCGGGTCTTCCCGCTCGCCGAGTCGTCCTCGTCGTTCGATCCGCAGGCGGTCAGGGCGAGGGAGGAACACGCCACGAGCGTCAGGAGGGTGCGGCGGAACCCGGTGCTTCTCATCGGTGGACCCCTTTGGGCAGGAGCGGTGGGCGCCGCACACTCAAGCACCGACGACATCGCGCCGCAAGATGTCGCGCAGAATTTGAAATTATTCGACAGAACAGTGGATCTCAGCGGCGAGGTGCCTGCGCGGTGGATCCCCGCACCACCAACTCCGGCTCGAACAGCAGCTCCTCGGCCGCCACGGCACTGCCGCCGATCTGCGCGTTCAGCAGTTCCACGACCGCCCGGCCCATGGACTCGATGGGCTGGCGGACGGTGGTCAGCGGGGGCTCGGTGCAGTTCATCAGCGCGGAGTCGTCGTAGCCGACGACGGAGATCCGTGACGGTACGTCGAGTCCCTTGCGGCGGGCGGCGCGTACGACGCCGAGCGCGAGGGGGTCGCTGGCGCAGATGAAGCCGGTGACGCCGCGGTCGATCAGTCGGGAGGCGGCGGCGTGGCCGCCCTCGATGGAGAAGATGGCCCGCGCCACGTGCTCGTCGGGCAGGTCCCCGGCGACCGCCCGGGCGGCGGCCAGCTTGCGCGCCGACGGCATGTGGTCGCCGGGACCGAGGACCAGACCGATCCGCTCGTGGCCGAGGGAGGCCAGATGCCGCCAGGCCTGCTCCACGGCGACCGCGTCGTCGCAGGAGACGCCGGGGAAGCCGAGGTGCTCGATGGCGGCGTTGACCAGCACGACCGGGATGTTGCGCTCGGCGAGCAGCCGGTAGTGGTCGTGCGGGGCGTCGGCCTGGGCGTACAGACCGCCGGCGAAGACGACGCCGGAGACCTGCTGTTGCAGCAGCAGGGCCACGTAGTCGGCCTCGGAGACACCGCCCTTGGTCTGCGTGCACAGCACCGGGGTCAGCCCGAGCTGGGCGAGCGCGCCGCCGATGACCTCGGCGAACGCCGGGAAGATGGGGTTCTGCAGCTCGGGCAGGACCAGGCCGACCAGGCGGGCGCGTTCGCCGCGCAGCTGGGTGGGGCGCTCGTAGCCGAGCACGTCGAGCGCGGACAGCACGGCCTGCCGGGTGGCTTGGGAGACCCCGGGCTTGCCGTTCAGCACCCGGCTGACCGTGGCCTCACTGACCCCGACCTTCTTCGCCACTTCCGCAAGTCGTCGTGTCATGCGCGCAAGAGTAGCGCAAGCGACGCAAGTCGCTTGCGTTCAAGGACGTGACGTCGACCCCTGCTCGGCGTGGGCGACCCCCGGCCCGACCGTGGCGCCGTCGGCGACCTGAACGCCGACGGTGCCCGGTCAGGCCTCGGGGGTGGTGGGCACCACCGTGAGATGGCTCGCGGTACGGCGGTCGCGGGACCGGCGGCGCGGGGCGGGCGTGGGCCGGCGCGGCTCGCGCAGCACCATCGTGAGCCGGGTGCAGCCCATGTCCTGCATGGTCTTCGGGGTCTCGGCGACGATCCGGCAGTCGGTGGCGCCCCAGCGCGGGTCGGGGTGCAGCAGCGGACGGACCGCCCCGTCGTGCTCGACGGCCGCCTCGCCGACCGCGCGCACCCAGTGCGGCAGCCCGTGCCGGTAGGCGGCCTCCATGATGGGGTCCTGCGCGATCTCCCGGCGGATGGCCTGCAAGGCGTGGTCGTGGCCGTGCAGCTCCAGAGCGGCGGCGAAGTGCGCCAGCATCGGCAGGCACCAGCGCGACTCGTGCTCGCCGAGCACACTGGAGGCGTCCGGGTGGAACAGTACGAACCTCAGGAAGTTGTCACCCGGCATGGCCGTCGGGTGCGGCGCGATCCCGCGGAAGAGCGACGCGAACGCGCTGTTGGCCAGGACGACGTCCCAGCGGTGGTCGACGACGAGGGACGGAAAGGGCACGGCCTCCATGAAGGTGGCGTAGTCCTGGAGATACGACCGGGCCTCGGGATCCTCGGGGACGGACCGCAACGCGGACCGCTGCCCTCCTGCCTGCTGTGCCATCGGGAGGTCACCCCTCTTGCCTATGGGCCTTCACGCGGCGCCTTGATCCTGCTGCCCCGAAGCTTGCTGTGTCAACTATCGTGGCATTTCATGCCCGTTGACGGCTGAAATTGGCCACAGTTGTGGCGAGACCTGGATGTGAGTTCGAAGCACCCGCTACTCTCCGGGAAGTTCACGGCAACCACTCGCGAGAAGTACGTGAGACGAGAAGTACGTGAGAGACGTAGGAGACCTGTCGGTGACGGATGGCTACGAGGTTCCCGGCGCCGCGGCGACGGCCACCCTGCCGGCCGTGATCGCCCGCGTCACCGCGCTCGCCGACCGGCTCGGCGTGCCGCACGCGGAGGTCTTCGACACCGCCCGGCTCTCGGTGGCCTGCGGTGTTCCCGAGCCTGTGGTCAGGGACCTGCTGCGCGGCCGCCCGGCGGGCGAGCCCGATGTGCAGGCACGGTTTCTGCAACGCCTTGACCTGCTGCGCCGCACCCGGCTGAAACCCACCGGACGCAAGTACACCCAGCAGGAGATCGCCGACGGCGCCGGGATGTCGCGGCAACAGGCGGGCGCCCTCATCAACGGCGACCGGCGGCCCACCATGGAGCACTGCGACGCCATCCAGCGTTTCTTCCGGGTGCGCGCCGGCTTCCTCACGGCCGAGGACCCCGAGGCGCTCGCGGACACGCTCCAGCGCACCGAGCAGGAACTGCTGCAGAAGCTCGCCGACCGGGAGCGGGAGGCGGCCGCCGCGGCCGACGACCCGCTGGAGCGGCTGCTCCAGGACCACGGCGTGCGCGGGATCGCCTGGCGGGCCGCCCAACTTCCCACCGACCAGCACCGCGACAAGGTCGCCGAGTGGCTGGACATGCTCCTGGAGAGCGTCAAGCGGCCCGAGTCGTGATCCGGGAGAGAACTGTGGGCATCGGTAAGGAAATGCGCCGTCTGTGCGGCGAACTGGTCGCGGAGCTGACCCTGCCCGCGCCGGCGCGGCCCGCCGACCTGTACGCCGCGCTGTGCGACGCGATGAGTAGACGCCGTGGCCGCCCCGTCCACTTCCGTACGGCCGCCTTCCCGGTCGGCACGGCCAGCGGGCTGTGGCTGGACATGGCCGACCAGGACCTCGTGGTCATCGAGGAACGCACCGCCCCCGACCACCAGTTGGTGATCCTGGGGCACGAGTTGTGGCACATGAAGGCCGGGCACTGCAGCCATCACGTCGAGGGCGCCGCCGTCGCGGCCCGCTTACTCGACGACAACGCCGACCTCCAGGCGACCGTCCTGAAGGTCGCCGCCCGCACCCGCTTCGACCTCGCCGACGAGAAGGAGGCGGAGCGCTTCGGACTGCTGCTCGCCAGCAAGTGCCGTACCTGGCTCGCCGGTTCGGCGCTTCGAGGGCCGGTGCAGCGCGATCATCTGGCGGGGCGGATCGAGGCGTCGTTGGGCTACGTCGGGCCGCAGCACTAGGTTGCGCTGAGCGGGCGAACCGGGTCGCGGTCGAGGCGGATTGTCAGTGGTGGACGGCAAGCTGGGAGTGCGCCGTCGAATGTGGGGGCGTACGTGCCGTCCGGGCGCGTGTTGCGACGACGAGGCCGGGAGAGCCGACCGATGCCCACTGCCGTACTGACCGACCGGGAACGCACCGCCGTGCAGGCCTATCTGCGCCTGCTGCACACCGTACGAGCGGCGTTCGACACCGCGGCCGGCCCGCCGGACGCATGTCGACCACCCGTCGTCCCGCCCGCCGTCCTCGCCGAGGCGGAACAGGCCTTGGCGGAAGCGGGTCTGACGGGCAATGAGGAGGAGTTCTTCCGCCTGCTGCAGAGCTGGTGCCCGGAGTACTGAGGGCGGACGACGGCCGCACGCCGTCAGGCGTGCGGCACCGTCACCGACGTCGCCACCAGCCCCCGCTGGACCGTCCAGCGGCCGTCGAAGGAGCCGATGCGGCGGCCGCCGACCAGGGGACCGGGGACGAGAAGCTCGGCGTGGAAACGGCCGTGCGGCGCCCCGTCGGGGCCGACGACGAACTCTATGTCGGCCTCGGAGAAGTCCAGCCACTTCCGGGTGAGCGGGAACCACGCCTTGTAGACGGACTCCTTGGCGCTGAACAGCAGGCGCTCCCAGTGGACGCCCGGATGGCGGGCGGTCAGCCGACGCAACCGGTCCTGCTCGCTCGGCAGGGCCACGGCCTCCAGCACGCCCTCCGGAAGCGGCGCGTGCGGTTCGGCGTCGATGCCGAGGGACGCCAGGTCGGTGGCGCGGACCAGCGCGGCGGCGGCGTAGCCCTCGCAGTGGGTCATGCTGCCGACCAGCCCGGCCGGCCAGCCGGGTGCGCCGCGCTCGCCGGGCAGGACGGCCTGCGGGGGCACGCCGAGCTTCTCCATGGCACGGCGGGCACAGGCGCGTACGAGGGCGAACTCGCGCCGCCGTTTGGCGACCGCCCGGGCGACGACCGCCTCCTCCTGCGGGTACAGCGGCGCGGGCTCGGTGCCGTCGTCGCCGTGCACCTCCACGGACACCACCGAGTCGGGCAGCAGTTCCTCGATCACGGCGTCGCGTCCTCCCTCGGCAGAATGCGGCGCAGCCGGCCCGGCGGCTCCTTGCGCTTGCGCCACTCACGCGGATAGCCCACCGACACCTCCTCGAAGCGGACGCCCTCGTGCCAGGTGGTCCGCGGGATGTGCAGATGGCCGTACACCATCGTCTCGACCCGGAACCGGCGGTGCCAGTCGGCCGTCAGCCGCGTACCGCACCACATGGCGAACTCCGGGTACCACAGGACCTCGGTCGGGTGACGGTCCAGCGGGTAGTGGTTGACCAGCACGGTCGGCAGGTCCTCCGGGATCTCGGCGAGCCGCCGCTCGGTCTCCGCGACCCGCGCCCGGCACCAGGCCTCGCGCGTGGGATAGGGGTCGGGGTGCAGCAGGGCCTCGTCGCTGCACACGATCCCGGTCGAGTGCGCGTACGCCAGTCCCTCGTCCTTGGTCGTACAGCCGGCCGGCAGGAAGGAGTAGTCGTACAGCAGGAACAGCGGGGCCACGGCCACCGGGCCGCCGGGGCCCTCCCACACCGGGTACGGGTCCTCGGGTGTCGTCACGCCCAGCTCACGGCACATCTCGACCAG
Proteins encoded in this window:
- a CDS encoding discoidin domain-containing protein; its protein translation is MHRHTLRSSAVATTVALAAGMLVALGAPTAHAAAGATLPFTSVEAESATTTGAKIGPDYTQGTLASEASGRQAVRLTAGQRVEFTVPRAANAVNVAYSVPDGQSGTLNVYVNGTRLAKTIAVTSKYSYVDTPWIPGARTHHFYDNARLLLGQNVQAGDKVAFEATGTQVTVDVADFEQAAGPVGQPAGSVSVVSHGADPTGQGDSTQAFRNAIAAAQGGVVWIPPGEYRLTSSLNGVQNVTLQGAGHWHSVVRTSRFIDQSSSSGNVHIKNFAVIGEVTERVDSNPDNFVNGSLGPNSSVSGMWLQHLKVGLWLMGNNDNLVVENSRFLDMTADGLNLNGNARGVKVRNNFLRNQGDDALAMWSLHSPDTNSSFENNTITQPNLANGIAIYGGTDITVSNNLISDTNALGSGIAISNQKFLDPFHPLAGTITVDGNTLVRTGAMNPNWNHPMSALRVDSYDSAIEANVRITNTTITDSPYSAFEFVSGSGRGFAAKNVTVDGATVRNTGTVVVQAETQGAATFRNVTATGVGAAGIYNCPYPTGSGTFTLTDGGGNSGWSSTWSDCSTWPQPGQGNPDPDPTRNLALGRQATATGHQDVYTAGKAVDGDANSYWESANHAFPQALTVDLGSPQAVRRLVLKLPPSPAWGARTQTFSVQGSTDGSSYSTVVGSQGHRFDPATGNTVTVSLPSGTNLRYLRLHVTANTGWPAGQFSEVEAYLS
- a CDS encoding glycoside hydrolase family 13 protein yields the protein MGQPTHALTQTDWWRTAVIYQVYVRSFADGDGDGTGDLAGVRARLPYLADLGVDALWFTPWYLSPLKDGGYDVADYRAIDPAFGTLAEAEKLIAEARELGIRTIVDIVPNHVSDQHVWFRAALRGGPERELFHFREGRGELPPNDWRSEFGGPAWTRLPDGDWYLHLFAPEQPDLNWSHPAVRQEHEDILRFWFERGVAGVRIDSAALLVKDPRLPDFVEGRDPHPYVDRDELHDVYRSWRRIADEHGGIFVGEVWLPDTERFARYLRPDELHTAFNFSFLSCPWDADRLRTSIDETLAEHAPVGAPATWVLCNHDVTRTVTRYGREDTAFDFATKAFGTPTDLALGTRRARAAALLSLALPGAVYVYQGEELGLPEADIPRDRIEDPMHFRSGGTDPGRDGCRVPLPWVADAPHAGFGGEPWLPQPADWASYAADRQAQDPASMLGLYRHAIRLRPVFGDGPLTWLPAPDGVLAFTRADGVTCLVNLADTPADLPAHTELLLGSGPLDDQGRLPKDTAVWLRT
- a CDS encoding carbohydrate ABC transporter permease, translated to MSSTRTLVSPAALARPRGRAVYWTVFTSVVLLFALAFLFPVYWMATGAMKSPDEVAQTPPTLVPKEWHLRGYTDAWDLMQLPTHLWNTVVQAAGAWLFQLVLCTAAAYALSKLRPVFGKVILGGILATLMVPAQALVVPKYLTVADLGLLNDPLAIWLPAVANAFNLYLLKRFFDQIPRDVLEAAEIDGAGKLRTLWSIVLPMSRPVLGVVSIFALVAVWQDFLWPLMVFSDTDKQPISVALVQLSQNIQLTVLIAAMVIASIPMVAMFLIFQRHIIAGISAGSTKG
- a CDS encoding carbohydrate ABC transporter permease, which gives rise to MTKTAQRRTVEKVTVRPVRAKPPERGAGRRLPDQLRAYAFLLGGLVCFGLFSWYPALRAIVIAFQKYTPGAPPEWVGTANFTRVLDDPEFAAAWRNTLTFTLLALLIGFAIPFVLALVLNELRHAKAFFRVVVYLPVMIPPVVSALLWKWFYDPGTGLANEVLRFLHLPTSNWSNGADTALVSLVIVATWANMGGTVLIYLAALQSIPGELYEAAELDGANLLQRVRHVTIPQTRFVILMLMLLQIIATMQVFTEPFVITGGGPENATVTVLYLIYKYAFLYNDFGGACALSVMLLVFLGIFSAIYLRLTRSEGEDA
- a CDS encoding ABC transporter substrate-binding protein → MRSTGFRRTLLTLVACSSLALTACGSNDEDDSASGKTRITVNCMPPKSAKVDRQFFEEDIASFEKANPDIDVVPHDAFPCQDPKTFDAKLAGGQMEDVFYTYFTDAKHVVDINQAADLTSYVKELKSYETIQQQLRDIYTVDGKVYGIPRTGYSMGLIYNRELFEKAGLDPDQPPTTWDEVREAAKKIAALGNGTVGYADYSAQNQGGWHFTAELYSQGGDVVSADGKKATVDTPEGRAVLQTLHDMRWTDDSMGSKQLLVINDAQQMMGSGKLGMYLAAPDNIPILVKEKGAEYADIAIAPMPGGKATLIGGDGYMFNKKASPEQIRAGLKWLDHMFLTPGDGFLGDYVRAKKNDAPVGLPEPRLFSGAADDKDQQVKEANANVPVENYQAFLDGNQSLEMKIEPPNAQQIYSVLDGVVSAVLTKEDADIDQLLKDASGKIDGILARG
- a CDS encoding LacI family DNA-binding transcriptional regulator — encoded protein: MTRRLAEVAKKVGVSEATVSRVLNGKPGVSQATRQAVLSALDVLGYERPTQLRGERARLVGLVLPELQNPIFPAFAEVIGGALAQLGLTPVLCTQTKGGVSEADYVALLLQQQVSGVVFAGGLYAQADAPHDHYRLLAERNIPVVLVNAAIEHLGFPGVSCDDAVAVEQAWRHLASLGHERIGLVLGPGDHMPSARKLAAARAVAGDLPDEHVARAIFSIEGGHAAASRLIDRGVTGFICASDPLALGVVRAARRKGLDVPSRISVVGYDDSALMNCTEPPLTTVRQPIESMGRAVVELLNAQIGGSAVAAEELLFEPELVVRGSTAQAPRR
- a CDS encoding MmyB family transcriptional regulator, yielding MAQQAGGQRSALRSVPEDPEARSYLQDYATFMEAVPFPSLVVDHRWDVVLANSAFASLFRGIAPHPTAMPGDNFLRFVLFHPDASSVLGEHESRWCLPMLAHFAAALELHGHDHALQAIRREIAQDPIMEAAYRHGLPHWVRAVGEAAVEHDGAVRPLLHPDPRWGATDCRIVAETPKTMQDMGCTRLTMVLREPRRPTPAPRRRSRDRRTASHLTVVPTTPEA
- a CDS encoding helix-turn-helix domain-containing protein, which produces MTDGYEVPGAAATATLPAVIARVTALADRLGVPHAEVFDTARLSVACGVPEPVVRDLLRGRPAGEPDVQARFLQRLDLLRRTRLKPTGRKYTQQEIADGAGMSRQQAGALINGDRRPTMEHCDAIQRFFRVRAGFLTAEDPEALADTLQRTEQELLQKLADREREAAAAADDPLERLLQDHGVRGIAWRAAQLPTDQHRDKVAEWLDMLLESVKRPES
- a CDS encoding toxin-antitoxin system, toxin component, whose product is MRRLCGELVAELTLPAPARPADLYAALCDAMSRRRGRPVHFRTAAFPVGTASGLWLDMADQDLVVIEERTAPDHQLVILGHELWHMKAGHCSHHVEGAAVAARLLDDNADLQATVLKVAARTRFDLADEKEAERFGLLLASKCRTWLAGSALRGPVQRDHLAGRIEASLGYVGPQH
- a CDS encoding 4'-phosphopantetheinyl transferase family protein yields the protein MIEELLPDSVVSVEVHGDDGTEPAPLYPQEEAVVARAVAKRRREFALVRACARRAMEKLGVPPQAVLPGERGAPGWPAGLVGSMTHCEGYAAAALVRATDLASLGIDAEPHAPLPEGVLEAVALPSEQDRLRRLTARHPGVHWERLLFSAKESVYKAWFPLTRKWLDFSEADIEFVVGPDGAPHGRFHAELLVPGPLVGGRRIGSFDGRWTVQRGLVATSVTVPHA